The Oreochromis niloticus isolate F11D_XX linkage group LG13, O_niloticus_UMD_NMBU, whole genome shotgun sequence genome has a window encoding:
- the znf518a gene encoding uncharacterized protein znf518a isoform X2, with amino-acid sequence MDSVGICTATSAGDNKQRTNNKNRDRHKQLHLRKNAVQPLAMQNEDKRGPKKIAEDWKQSTVWPSSKKPSQEVPQSQCGTNDSGNALRFTCSQCSDNLEYAPKDLMRHFEEKHRGIAPVFSCHVCSFSTDKFSYLQVHLLSHKDTFSSCSICNDDVRRTGPEFNAHLTAYHCPNGKYSCEMCQKFSTGDVGVFLEHVYVHNLDLEGADDLLVHTKDVNQLSTTQRLHCHLCGFEASQKWLITKHIKTTHMCQNGNQKKKRKVVHSLAIQPNDTIPNVKPRTRSAVREMHWLTPDCLSLPGKEFLDKYCHLSDPQTTLEETQQFLMKSVAGETGDQKWTKALKTVLSNIPQDINLLPMQENSIVSSDLTVLTLKNKITVAQNGAAYGKRLKTVASSDKEAESAAGDAQCVVSQNGCHSTLNECAPCLHAENKLHNDVSASAHTEPTECTRIQENRENQELKIVQETEEHIKNLEGPVYGDGNHVSSDLKLTKEAEEQMPKYKVMPKNKRKCRRRKRKTRFKKANERSPELSLKIVLKKNPVKDKQWVSQTSLSPSEGSGQHGLQYPHTEMEETVQILQTVCPLEVHQKEWTKGSETELYDQFEAISSIQQSKPKEDFTSGCTAKPTSSKNMTANTPDLREGLIPAHQELEGDAEKLLNFMEVDKSISALWMSPTNPKAGSVTEASLENIGLEPSQNGSHYPESNEEMSSAADGVTPQTSTQSSSISQPALPTRGKIDSCCGPSAKLSDRSIEGMKFGEVPVDSFTNILNKKHSLAGKATQEEPPSAPGCRWQPVPKDLERTLKLVALNPSQLVKRPTGDQPVVVLNHPDADIPEVARIMEVVNRYRGDVQKVILSRRTLSALSALSGELPVADDRTDGRTEAAANSVQERFSLKFKLRRLSRKKYEMVGAVSPSRDVVTKFRCWFCGRVFTSQEMWLAHRQRHLVEWNRPNCENS; translated from the exons atggATTCGGTGGGTATCTGCACAGCTACATCTGCAGGAGATAATAAACAGCGTAccaacaataaaaacagagacCGCCACAAACAGCTCCACCTCAGGAAGAATGCCGTTCAGCCCCTAGCTATGCAAAATGAAGATAAGCGTGGACCAAAAAAGATAGCAGAGGATTGGAAGCAGAGCACAGTGTGGCCTTCATCAAAGAAGCCCTCGCAGGAAGTGCCGCAAAGCCAGTGCGGGACAAATGACAGTGGGAACGCGCTCCGGTTCACCTGCTCTCAGTGCAGTGACAATTTGGAATATGCTCCCAAAGACTTAATGAGACACTTtgaggaaaaacacagaggGATCGCCCCAGTTTTTTCCTGTCATGTATGTAGTTTTAGCACAGACAAGTTCTCCTATCTTCAGGTCCACCTATTAAGCCACAAAGACACTTTTTCTAGCTGCAGCATATGCAATGATGACGTGAGACGCACAGGGCCTGAATTCAATGCTCACCTGACTGCGTATCACTGCCCAAATGGCAAATACTCATGTGAAATGTGCCAGAAATTCTCCACAGGTGATGTTGGAGTATTTTTAGAGCATGTGTATGTACATAATTTGGACCTGGAAGGAGCCGATGATCTGTTGGTGCACACAAAGGATGTGAATCAGCTATCAACTACTCAGAGGTTACACTGTCATCTCTGTGGCTTTGAGGCATCTCAGAAATGGTTGATAACTAAGCACATTAAGACTACCCATATGTGCCAGAATGGCaaccagaagaaaaaaaggaaggtgGTTCATTCTCTAGCAATACAACCAAATGATACAATCCCCAATGTGAAGCCCAGAACAAGAAGTGCAGTTAGGGAAATGCACTGGCTGACGCCGGACTGCCTTTCTCTGCCCGGGAAAGAATTCTTGGATAAATACTGCCATCTGTCAGATCCACAAACAACACTAGAGGAGACTCAACAATTTCTGATGAAATCTGTCGCAGGAGAAACCGGTGACCAGAAATGGACCAAGGCCCTGAAAACGGTTCTGTCAAACATCCCCCAAGATATAAATCTTCTCCCCATGCAGGAGAACAGCATCGTGTCATCAGATCTTACTGTCCTGACGCTGAAGAACAAGATAACTGTAGCTCAGAACGGTGCTGCTTACGGCAAAAGGTTGAAAACGGTGGCATCGTCAGATAAGGAAGCTGAAAGTGCTGCTGGCGATGCTCAGTGCGTGGTCAGCCAAAATGGATGTCACTCAACTTTGAACGAGTGTGCCCCGTGTCTGCATGCTGAAAATAAACTACATAATGATGTCTCGGCATCAGCCCACACTGAGCCAACGGAGTGCACTCGCATCCAGGAGAACCGAGAGAATCAGGAACTAAAGATTGTTCAGGAAACTGAAGAGCATATTAAAAATCTGGAGGGGCCTGTTTATGGTGATGGCAATCATGTTTCCAGTGATCTGAAGTTGACAAAGGAGGCTGAGGAGCAAATGCCCAAATATAAAGTCATGCCAAAAAACAAGAGGAAATGTCGACGACGTAAAAGGAAGACCAGGtttaaaaaagcaaatgaaagGTCACCAGAGCTGTCCTTAAAGATAGTattgaaaaaaaatcctgtgaAGGACAAGCAGTGGGTGTCACAAACTTCTTTGTCCCCGTCAGAGGGCAGTGGTCAGCATGGACTGCAATATCCTCATACGGAAATGGAGGAGACTGTACAGATTCTCCAAACCGTGTGCCCATTAGAAGTACACCAGAAGGAATGGACCAAAGGTTCCGAGACTGAACTCTATGACCAATTTGAAGCCATTAGCTCAATTCAGCAATCAAAGCCAAAAGAGGACTTCACCTCAGGATGCACTGCAAAACCAACAAGTTCTAAAAATATGACTGCAAACACGCCAGATCTACGTGAAGGTTTGATTCCGGCACATCAAGAACTGGAAGGCGATGCAGAGAAATTGCTGAACTTTATGGAAGTTGACAAGAGCATTTCAGCCCTTTGGATGAGTCCAACAAATCCAAAGGCTGGGTCAGTGACTGAAGCAAGCCTTGAGAATATAGGGCTCGAGCCATCACAGAATGGCAGTCACTACCCTGAGTCGAATGAAGAGATGAGTTCTGCTGCTGATGGAGTGACTCCTCAAACCAGCACCCAGTCTTCCTCTATTTCCCAACCGGCTCTTCCAACACGTG GTAAGATAGATTCCTGCTGTGGCCCATCTGCAAAGCTGAGTGATCGGAGCATTGAAGGGATGAAATTTGGAGAAGTGCCTGTAGACTCCTTCACAAACATCCTCaacaaaaaacattcacttGCTGGTAAAGCCACCCAAGAAGAGCCCCCATCAGCCCCTGGCTGTCGGTGGCAGCCCGTCCCAAAAGATCTGGAGAGGACCTTGAAGTTGGTAGCCTTAAATCCCTCTCAGCTGGTAAAGCGTCCAACAGGAGACCAGCCTGTTGTAGTGCTAAATCATCCCGATGCTGACATCCCTGAGGTGGCCAGGATCATGGAAGTTGTGAACAGGTACAGAGGAGATGTGCAGAAGGTCATACTGTCACGCAGGACTCTGAGCGCGCTCTCGGCTTTGAGCGGCGAGCTCCCTGTGGCAGACGACCGAACGGATGGCCGAACGGAAGCCGCGGCCAACTCAGTGCAGGAAAGGTTCTCGTTGAAGTTCAAACTTCGCAGGCTGAGCAGGAAAAAGTACGAAATGGTGGGCGCGGTGTCTCCCAGCAGAGACGTCGTGACGAAGTTTCGCTGCTGGTTTTGCGGCAGGGTCTTCACCAGTCAGGAAATGTGGCTGGCCCACCGGCAGCGGCACCTGGTGGAGTGGAATAGGCCAAACTGTGAAAACTCTTAA
- the ccnj gene encoding cyclin-J — MELEDQWWKGQLAADIYQALRYKELKLPSFKGQSPQLNLRRYFADLIAIVSNRFRLCPTARHLAVYLLDLFMDRYDVTVQQLHMVSLSCLLLASKFEEREDRVPKLETLNNLGCMSSMNLVLTKQGLLHMELLLLETFQWNLYLPTAAHFTDYYLSIAVHEGDLHDGWPMKCLEKTKLYMAKYVDYFLEVSLQDHVFLCFAPSLVAAACVAASRLILHLSPTWPPRLQRLTGYAWENLIPCTEKLLIAHDSDVKEANKQKCQQPNQQQQQGQTVYHTSAQYLNRSNAQYPQQAPQPVAAPNHLPASYLSHSTANGPQSINTQTISTSLQAKSNIPNRAFQVSMHYTCAAPCFDR, encoded by the exons ATGGAGCTGGAGGACCAATGGTGGAAAGGACAACTTGCTGCAGATATATACCAGGCGCTGCGATACAAA GAGCTCAAGTTACCTTCCTTCAAAGGtcagtcccctcagctcaaTTTGAGGCGATACTTCGCAGACCTCATAGCCATCGTCAGCAACCGCTTCAGGCTCTGTCCTACGGCCAGGCACCTGGCCGTCTACCTGCTGGACCTCTTCATGGACCGCTATGACGTCACGGTGCAGCAGCTTCACATGGTCTCGCTCTCGTGTCTTCTTTTGGCCA GTAAGTTTGAGGAAAGGGAGGACCGGGTGCCGAAGCTGGAAACACTAAACAACCTGGGTTGCATGAGCTCCATGAACCTGGTCCTGACCAAGCAGGGTTTACTGCACATGGAGCTGCTCCTGTTGGAAACTTTCCAGTGGAACCTGTACCTCCCTACGGCGGCTCATTTTACAGACTACTACCTGTCTATTGCGGTCCATGAGGGTGATCTGCATGATGGCTGGCCTATGAAATGCCTGGAAAAGACTAAACTATACATGGCCAAATATGTGGATTACTTCCTGGAGGTTTCCTTGCAAG ATcatgtctttttgtgttttgcacCTTCACTGGTGGCTGCTGCATGTGTGGCCGCCTCACGCCTGATCCTTCACCTGTCACCTACATGGCCACCCCGACTGCAGCGCCTCACAGGCTATGCATGGGAGAACCTAATCCCGTGCACAGAGAAACTACTCAT TGCACATGACAGTGACGTCAAAGAGGCCAACAAGCAAAAGTGTCAGCAGCccaaccagcagcagcagcagggtcAGACAGTTTACCACACCTCAGCTCAGTACCTCAACCGATCAAATGCGCAGTACCCCCAGCAAGCTCCACAGCCAGTCGCAGCCCCAAACCACCTGCCTGCCTCCTACCTCAGCCACTCCACTGCCAACGGCCCCCAGAGCATCAACACCCAAACCATCTCCACCTCGCTGCAGGCAAAGTCAAACATTCCCAACAGGGCATTCCAAGTCAGCATGCACTATACTTGTGCTGCTCCATGCTTTGACAGATGA
- the znf518a gene encoding uncharacterized protein znf518a isoform X1 produces the protein MEQKSGKQQNKTMDSVGICTATSAGDNKQRTNNKNRDRHKQLHLRKNAVQPLAMQNEDKRGPKKIAEDWKQSTVWPSSKKPSQEVPQSQCGTNDSGNALRFTCSQCSDNLEYAPKDLMRHFEEKHRGIAPVFSCHVCSFSTDKFSYLQVHLLSHKDTFSSCSICNDDVRRTGPEFNAHLTAYHCPNGKYSCEMCQKFSTGDVGVFLEHVYVHNLDLEGADDLLVHTKDVNQLSTTQRLHCHLCGFEASQKWLITKHIKTTHMCQNGNQKKKRKVVHSLAIQPNDTIPNVKPRTRSAVREMHWLTPDCLSLPGKEFLDKYCHLSDPQTTLEETQQFLMKSVAGETGDQKWTKALKTVLSNIPQDINLLPMQENSIVSSDLTVLTLKNKITVAQNGAAYGKRLKTVASSDKEAESAAGDAQCVVSQNGCHSTLNECAPCLHAENKLHNDVSASAHTEPTECTRIQENRENQELKIVQETEEHIKNLEGPVYGDGNHVSSDLKLTKEAEEQMPKYKVMPKNKRKCRRRKRKTRFKKANERSPELSLKIVLKKNPVKDKQWVSQTSLSPSEGSGQHGLQYPHTEMEETVQILQTVCPLEVHQKEWTKGSETELYDQFEAISSIQQSKPKEDFTSGCTAKPTSSKNMTANTPDLREGLIPAHQELEGDAEKLLNFMEVDKSISALWMSPTNPKAGSVTEASLENIGLEPSQNGSHYPESNEEMSSAADGVTPQTSTQSSSISQPALPTRGKIDSCCGPSAKLSDRSIEGMKFGEVPVDSFTNILNKKHSLAGKATQEEPPSAPGCRWQPVPKDLERTLKLVALNPSQLVKRPTGDQPVVVLNHPDADIPEVARIMEVVNRYRGDVQKVILSRRTLSALSALSGELPVADDRTDGRTEAAANSVQERFSLKFKLRRLSRKKYEMVGAVSPSRDVVTKFRCWFCGRVFTSQEMWLAHRQRHLVEWNRPNCENS, from the exons ATGGAGCAG AAATctggaaaacaacaaaataaaaccatggATTCGGTGGGTATCTGCACAGCTACATCTGCAGGAGATAATAAACAGCGTAccaacaataaaaacagagacCGCCACAAACAGCTCCACCTCAGGAAGAATGCCGTTCAGCCCCTAGCTATGCAAAATGAAGATAAGCGTGGACCAAAAAAGATAGCAGAGGATTGGAAGCAGAGCACAGTGTGGCCTTCATCAAAGAAGCCCTCGCAGGAAGTGCCGCAAAGCCAGTGCGGGACAAATGACAGTGGGAACGCGCTCCGGTTCACCTGCTCTCAGTGCAGTGACAATTTGGAATATGCTCCCAAAGACTTAATGAGACACTTtgaggaaaaacacagaggGATCGCCCCAGTTTTTTCCTGTCATGTATGTAGTTTTAGCACAGACAAGTTCTCCTATCTTCAGGTCCACCTATTAAGCCACAAAGACACTTTTTCTAGCTGCAGCATATGCAATGATGACGTGAGACGCACAGGGCCTGAATTCAATGCTCACCTGACTGCGTATCACTGCCCAAATGGCAAATACTCATGTGAAATGTGCCAGAAATTCTCCACAGGTGATGTTGGAGTATTTTTAGAGCATGTGTATGTACATAATTTGGACCTGGAAGGAGCCGATGATCTGTTGGTGCACACAAAGGATGTGAATCAGCTATCAACTACTCAGAGGTTACACTGTCATCTCTGTGGCTTTGAGGCATCTCAGAAATGGTTGATAACTAAGCACATTAAGACTACCCATATGTGCCAGAATGGCaaccagaagaaaaaaaggaaggtgGTTCATTCTCTAGCAATACAACCAAATGATACAATCCCCAATGTGAAGCCCAGAACAAGAAGTGCAGTTAGGGAAATGCACTGGCTGACGCCGGACTGCCTTTCTCTGCCCGGGAAAGAATTCTTGGATAAATACTGCCATCTGTCAGATCCACAAACAACACTAGAGGAGACTCAACAATTTCTGATGAAATCTGTCGCAGGAGAAACCGGTGACCAGAAATGGACCAAGGCCCTGAAAACGGTTCTGTCAAACATCCCCCAAGATATAAATCTTCTCCCCATGCAGGAGAACAGCATCGTGTCATCAGATCTTACTGTCCTGACGCTGAAGAACAAGATAACTGTAGCTCAGAACGGTGCTGCTTACGGCAAAAGGTTGAAAACGGTGGCATCGTCAGATAAGGAAGCTGAAAGTGCTGCTGGCGATGCTCAGTGCGTGGTCAGCCAAAATGGATGTCACTCAACTTTGAACGAGTGTGCCCCGTGTCTGCATGCTGAAAATAAACTACATAATGATGTCTCGGCATCAGCCCACACTGAGCCAACGGAGTGCACTCGCATCCAGGAGAACCGAGAGAATCAGGAACTAAAGATTGTTCAGGAAACTGAAGAGCATATTAAAAATCTGGAGGGGCCTGTTTATGGTGATGGCAATCATGTTTCCAGTGATCTGAAGTTGACAAAGGAGGCTGAGGAGCAAATGCCCAAATATAAAGTCATGCCAAAAAACAAGAGGAAATGTCGACGACGTAAAAGGAAGACCAGGtttaaaaaagcaaatgaaagGTCACCAGAGCTGTCCTTAAAGATAGTattgaaaaaaaatcctgtgaAGGACAAGCAGTGGGTGTCACAAACTTCTTTGTCCCCGTCAGAGGGCAGTGGTCAGCATGGACTGCAATATCCTCATACGGAAATGGAGGAGACTGTACAGATTCTCCAAACCGTGTGCCCATTAGAAGTACACCAGAAGGAATGGACCAAAGGTTCCGAGACTGAACTCTATGACCAATTTGAAGCCATTAGCTCAATTCAGCAATCAAAGCCAAAAGAGGACTTCACCTCAGGATGCACTGCAAAACCAACAAGTTCTAAAAATATGACTGCAAACACGCCAGATCTACGTGAAGGTTTGATTCCGGCACATCAAGAACTGGAAGGCGATGCAGAGAAATTGCTGAACTTTATGGAAGTTGACAAGAGCATTTCAGCCCTTTGGATGAGTCCAACAAATCCAAAGGCTGGGTCAGTGACTGAAGCAAGCCTTGAGAATATAGGGCTCGAGCCATCACAGAATGGCAGTCACTACCCTGAGTCGAATGAAGAGATGAGTTCTGCTGCTGATGGAGTGACTCCTCAAACCAGCACCCAGTCTTCCTCTATTTCCCAACCGGCTCTTCCAACACGTG GTAAGATAGATTCCTGCTGTGGCCCATCTGCAAAGCTGAGTGATCGGAGCATTGAAGGGATGAAATTTGGAGAAGTGCCTGTAGACTCCTTCACAAACATCCTCaacaaaaaacattcacttGCTGGTAAAGCCACCCAAGAAGAGCCCCCATCAGCCCCTGGCTGTCGGTGGCAGCCCGTCCCAAAAGATCTGGAGAGGACCTTGAAGTTGGTAGCCTTAAATCCCTCTCAGCTGGTAAAGCGTCCAACAGGAGACCAGCCTGTTGTAGTGCTAAATCATCCCGATGCTGACATCCCTGAGGTGGCCAGGATCATGGAAGTTGTGAACAGGTACAGAGGAGATGTGCAGAAGGTCATACTGTCACGCAGGACTCTGAGCGCGCTCTCGGCTTTGAGCGGCGAGCTCCCTGTGGCAGACGACCGAACGGATGGCCGAACGGAAGCCGCGGCCAACTCAGTGCAGGAAAGGTTCTCGTTGAAGTTCAAACTTCGCAGGCTGAGCAGGAAAAAGTACGAAATGGTGGGCGCGGTGTCTCCCAGCAGAGACGTCGTGACGAAGTTTCGCTGCTGGTTTTGCGGCAGGGTCTTCACCAGTCAGGAAATGTGGCTGGCCCACCGGCAGCGGCACCTGGTGGAGTGGAATAGGCCAAACTGTGAAAACTCTTAA